The Peromyscus maniculatus bairdii isolate BWxNUB_F1_BW_parent chromosome 15, HU_Pman_BW_mat_3.1, whole genome shotgun sequence DNA segment ttttgcaTGTAAGAAATTAAAGTAGATCAGGAAAGGTGGCACTACCCTAAACTGCTAAAAAGAATGAACAGCTTACATGGGAGATGTTGATTCTAAGTTGTCTTTTGTGGCAGCATCCCATTAAAACCAAAATCtgcataaatatatgtttatgtgtgggaAAGAAGCTAGAGTCTCTTTATGTGTAAAGATAACAATGATCATCTTCTAGTTACTctagggcagtgattctcaacctgtgggtcacaactcctttgTGGATtacatcagatatcctgtatatcagatatttacattatgattcataacagtagcaaaattatagttatgaagttgcaatgaaaataattttatggttggggggtcaccacaacatgaggagctgtattaaagtaTCGCAGccttaggaaagttgagaaccattgctctaggaAAGAAAAGAGGTCGGAACCCTGTGAAGGGTTTTGTATTTTACTTTGATACCTGTAACTATCTAAATTTACATGTACTACCcatggattttaaaaggtaaaaaaaaaaaaaaaacaaaaacagtaattaGCAAACTAGCACACAAGAACATATATATTTGTGACTTTTTGATAATTAACATGTCTTATAACTAACATTTTAAGTTGTAGAGTAATTAAGTATCTGGAGTTTTCAGTTAGCAAGTTTACTTACTCAGCTGTACAAACCTCTTGAAAATGTATGTATTGTATGTCTTAGAATGAGTTAGAACAATACGACCTCTTCAAGGTATGAGCACCCTCAAAGTCAGGCTCCTGATAGAACATTGGAGTTGCAGGTAGTGATAGATGTGAATACTAGGTAGAAATTACATTGATCCATCACACCCTAGGCCTTTGACATAATCAGGATATTTTGTCTTTGCTTATTTCTCCAAACTGTCTTTGACAAGTAAATATAAATTCACAACACTTTGTGGACTTCTGGATAATTAGCAAAATAGTGTCCTCAGTGGTCTAATCTACATTAGTTTTTCTCAGTAATGCCTATCATTAATGAAATTTGCCACTTTCTATTTTGTTatcatgtattttctttgtttagcttCTATTCTTCCCTTATTAACCTTTTCATATGGAAagtctcatttatttttctactaaATAAGGACATCTGTTTCTCTTAACCCAGAGACTAAGTTTGTATCAGTAGACAGCAGATGCTAAGCATTAGGAGAAATGTTGCAGGTGACAGGCTGATGTCCATAACATAGAAAACAGTCTTTTGACCTAAGTCTAAGTACATCTGAAAGACTTTAccatttaatattatttgtttaaaatagaGAGTTCTTAAACCCCAGAGCGAAgttgtatatatcatatattttgtACATGTAAACAGCTTTCATTTGTAAATgattgtacacacacaaatgtatatatacacattccaCTTAATAATAGGCATGATGGTGAgtgttgttttatcttttattatgaaAACCTTCAAACACAGGAAGGTAAAAAGAAGGCTAAGATGAGCTTTTGCATACTCAGCATTTCATGGGCAACTCTACTTTCCCCTACACACACAATCAGTGAGAGACCAGCTTGGGTGTCTTACCATTaaccatatttttaaagacattggTGGGAGGGGGGGATACATGATAAAAATCCTCAATTTAGATACCCTGTTAGGAACATAGTAAACCTGCATTGTAAAACTAGCCATTTACCACTGGAATCCTTTGTTTAAATATGTCTGTTAATTTTTTCTACAATTTCTTAGCCAGACCTCCACaccccacacagagacatgctGCCTGCCATGTTGTCTCTTCTGGAGCCTACCATATTCTTGGTCTTTCCAAATGAAATTATTTGTGGATTGTCATGTATTTGCTTTCTTATTAAAGCGTTTCCTTTTGAAAACCTGTCTTAATCCCCAGGGTTCCAAGCAATCTCTTACAGTTGCTATAATATATTACTGTTTAGTTTAGAAAGTATCCACCTTTTCTAACTGGataattgctgtgtgtgtgttatctataACATAAAGATAATAATAACTGTGTTGGCTATGAAGATGACAGTGTAAAAGAATACCAgatgggcactggagagatggctcagtggttaagagtactggctgctcttccagaggacctgggctcaattcccagcacccacgtggcatctcacctgtctgtaactccagttcaagggatcTGAGACCTtcatgccaatgcacataaaatgaattattttttgaaaaagaagaatacCAGATGAATGTCAGTAATAGTTGTTAGTTAATACGCCCAAAATACGGATAGATTCATGCACTCTAACTTTAAATCCTCAGTATCAACTTCATTTCCCAGAGTGTATCCTAAATATGCATATTGTTGTTTGCCTAGGGGAAAAGATTAtcaatgtatttgtgtatgtgtcacATGATGTTTGAAAGACAACCATTTTGGCAGTGTTttctatttattacttttttatcaGTTACCACTTGTTTTCACAGATGCCAacttaaaaccaaatttaattaaAAGCCAATACATATTAAATATCACCTTTGCTGTGTACGTGAACAAATTTTTTACATAGGAAAGCAAGCATTAAAATGGCGATTACAAATGTTTTTGTTCATCCTTTTCAGACCATAAAACTAACACTCACTAATAAAATCCATCCACAGCCATCCTCATTCTCCCACTTTGCCTCAATGTTTACAGGGCTAAAACTATACTAGCATTGAGATCTTGTATCATGTCTGCCAATCCCTACAATTTGTATATAAGCATTTTTGTCACTGATTATATTAGTCAGTGGGGCGAGGGAAATGGCTGAGTAGGTGGGTTGCTTAAGGGGCAAGCGTGAGAACCTGAATTCAACCCCCGGTGCCTACATTTTCAAAAGTGGGCCAATAATCCGAtggctgggaagacagagacaggagactgagAAACTTGCTGTCCAGCCAGGTTAGCTGAATTAACAAAGTTCAAGTTTCatgagagatcctgccttaaaaacGAAGGTAGAAGGTGGCAGGAAGATGCTGAGcttcaacctctggtctccacatgcaagCACAAATCCATGAAATTGCACACACAAAACGCTATTGGTAATGTGCGATCCTTACATTTTTTCagtaatgttttaattataaaaatatgtaaaaataattttagtaattCCTGACAGGGCTTCTTAAAATTCTCCTGTCTGTTGcttattttttcacatttaacCTTGAGAATCAGCTGCCTGTTTCAGAAGTCATGTGTTGTTATTAAGTTCATTTTATAGGTTAGCTTCACAGCGTTCCGTTCGGTCTATCCTAATTCTACACAGTGGCCTTCTATGTGTTTTAAGGTGATTGTTGGGGTTTGGGGgtactttcctcctcctccttctaagaTGTTTCTTTTGTTCTAGTTCCTAtctttatagtcttttttttttctatttcatctttcatttgGTTAATATTACAATTACGAAGGTTATTGATGTGTGCGATTTGGTCTTGTACTCCTCTTACCTTGCTTAATTCCCTTGATGTTTATAGCATTTTTTACTAGCTCCTGAGATTTTCAAGTAAAGCTCATTTACAAGTAGCAATTTTacctttgaaaaataattatgacATATTCCTCCTGGTTTTTAAGAAATctagccaggccatggtggcacatgcctttaacccccagcactcggaggcaagGCCAGTGGTTCTCtgggagcttgaggccagcctggtctacaaagcaagttccaggatagctagagcttttacacaaagaaaccctgtcttcagaaacaaaaaaaaagaaaaaagaaatctatttttacTTCTAAATTTACTAAATAGGCATCCTGTTAATTGCTGAGTGGAATTCTTGTATTTTATGTGCCTACTAATGGAAGAGCCTAATAATGGAAGAGTTTTTATCATATACTGTGATGCTATTACAACTTCTCAGAAGTGTTAGGAGTGAAACATCTTTCTTTGGATTTGCACTATGCTTCAGACATGTGGCCAGGTGTTAGCGATTGACAGACTGATAGGACAGTGTTTGCACTTTGGGTGTGACTTGTATAATGGAAGTGCCAATTGCTTTGTGAGTGAGGGATAGAGAAGAGATTGCTAAGGAAGAGCATGGGtgttcacctgtaatcccagcacttgagaggcaaaggagGAGGATCTCCAGTTCAGAAGTGGCCTAGGCCATGAAAAGAACTGTGTGTGAAATACAGAGGACAGCTGGATTCCTGGAGACTTCCTGACAGAGCTGAGCTGAGAGTCTagagaggactcagcagttagggcacttgttgctcctcAACAGAGCCTGAATATTGATAGAATGAGCCAAACTCCAGTTTATTTACACTTGTAATATATGGTTTCCTGTTTGCctgtttaaatatataataagatTCCTATTAAAACTTTACAATAGAGGAAATTATAAATAGGTGAAAAGGAAAGGCAGGTGCTTTTCTTTCACCAATGTCTAATAATCTTAATATTTGTCAAGGCTTGGAACATGATTTCATAATTTATGCTTATCCCAGGCAAAAAGTTGAGCTGAAAGAAACTTTAGTCAGTATTTAATCTttctccctggctctgcccagGTTTGTAAATTCCAAATGAAGACTAAGAGCACAATGATCCCCTGGAgtcacagagccagccactggcaGCATGTGGACACCACACTGTTTGCTGTCTAGTACGCTGCATGCCTTGAACATCTGTGTTAATTATATACTGAGTCTACTGTGCTCAGACGTTTTGAATCCATGACATTCACGTTCATGAATTGACATTTTCTACTGCATCTCCTGCATTCTTTACCGTAAAGAATGCAAGAAAAGAATATCTTGAAAGACTTCATGGTGCTGGTTTTCATGTTGTACAACATCTTGTTTGCCTGTAATGTGGAATTGTCTGGCATTTTTTGGATACAAAGTTTTCTCTTGTGatattaatttggtttttttctctctctctctttatagtCTGCCATTTTCAATTTTCAGAGTCTGTTGACTGTAATCTTGCTGCTTATATGTACGTGTGCTTATATCCGATCCTTGGCACCCAGCCTCCTGGACAGAAATAAAACTGGGTATGTTACTAATGATATCAGTCAAGTCAGTTCTCACCAACATCAGATGTAAATTACCATGAAAGTCATTAGACAGTTTAATTCTATTTATAACTTAGTTTTGAGtaactttttacattttcttcatgttttaaagCTCTGAAATATATTTGCGGTACCTTACtaaattaataagtaaatttCAAAAATGACCCAGTGTGACTTGATATTTCACCTACTGAATAAAAGCAGACCAGAGATTTATCTAACTAAAGATGAAACATGTTAAGTATCTATCAGTTGTCATCACAATGCCCCATTAACTTGGTAAACATGATTTTCCCCGTTCCACCCTCTTCTCTGAGTTCCTAGCGTTTTATTCTGTTAATCAGTTATTTGGAATTCTAATATAATTAGTAAGATCTAGGAAAATAGGAGTTCTTATGAAGTAGTCACTATTCAAATTCCAATCAAGTATTTATCTTTTCTAGTGCTGTCATGAAATTTTTCATTCAAAGGGAAGTTGCATGTGGACATATCTGCCCCTCTTTTCTTTGGGAGTAGGAATGTATCCATAACATGCTACATTGATCAAGGAGTTATCAGGGCTACCAACCTTACAGTCCAGGTTGAGTAGTAGTATATTTCTCCTACATTAAAGGCCCCCAAAAGGCTTTCCtgtttatacattttaaagtataaGCTAAAGTGATTAGAAACAATTTTACTTATAGATCAGAACTACTTTACTGTAAAGGTAATTACTAGATTCTCTTTCCTTTACTTGTTTTCTCTGAGACTCACAATACATTTGTCATTGTATTTACCATGCTTAGGTGGAGTTACCTAGATATCTGATGTGATGCATTTTTGGTGACTTCACTATTTAAATTTAACTCCATTTTCTAAAAGCTGATTCAAATGGTCTAGAACAGGGCTGCACTGAAAGACTGCTTCTTAGCTAGTTTCCTCCCACTCTCCTAACCCTAACAGCATTATCAGCAGATGCAGATACATTCAAGCCATAGAAATTAAGCAACTGATTGGAGTGCTTTTTAGCAacaaaaaattcctttaaaaaaaataaaataaacagcatgCTAGATGTTACAGATGCATATCTTAGGAAACTCACTGAAGCAACTCACTTATGCTTTATAGGTCTGAACTAAGTCCAAGTTAGGATTCAAAAATGCTCCTTGTTTC contains these protein-coding regions:
- the Tmem167a gene encoding protein kish-A codes for the protein MSAIFNFQSLLTVILLLICTCAYIRSLAPSLLDRNKTGLLGIFWKCARIGERKSPYVAVCCIVMAFSILFIQ